In the genome of Rhopalosiphum padi isolate XX-2018 chromosome 1, ASM2088224v1, whole genome shotgun sequence, the window GAATTtctctgataaaaatattaattattcgttttataaattattgaagtattttagttttatattttattctattatattattacagataATCCGCCAAAAAATGCATGttagttatttcattattcTGTTCCCATGTTAATCTCATCAGTTTCTTCTATCTTGGATTTGCTCAGTTCTTCCCCATAGTTTTCTAACTCTTTAATTGTCTTTGCTAGTTTCATATTTTCTTCTTCCATTTCTTGAATTTGACTGACCATACTTTCATAGTTAGCCTTCAATATTTTCAGTTCTTCTCTTTCCTTAACAGTTTCAGTCATATGAGTACGAATATAATCCAACGGATCTGTTGGTCTTATTTCCAAACTATAAAGATCTGCTAATACATTGGTCAAAGCATCAACAACtccaaaatcatttaaatattttctgaaatcTTCACGTTT includes:
- the LOC132918366 gene encoding c-Myc-binding protein-like — translated: MTNQGNHLVNNKREDFRKYLNDFGVVDALTNVLADLYSLEIRPTDPLDYIRTHMTETVKEREELKILKANYESMVSQIQEMEEENMKLAKTIKELENYGEELSKSKIEETDEINMGTE